The Bubalus bubalis isolate 160015118507 breed Murrah chromosome 1, NDDB_SH_1, whole genome shotgun sequence genome includes a region encoding these proteins:
- the MIS18A gene encoding protein Mis18-alpha — translation MAGAWSSDCCEGCSSTSCTCGHKSKWGDSSPLGRRLSEDSSRHQLLQKWASMWSSVSGDASAACPERKRREEAAEPAEEDRPLVFLCSSCRRPLGDSLSWVASQEDTNCILLRCVTCNVSVNEEQILSKRKNENGCILETLYCTGCSLNLGYLYRCTPKDLDYKRDLFCLSVEAIESYVLGSSERQIVSEDKELFNLESRVEIEKSLKQMEDVLKALQTKLWEVESKLSFTNCKS, via the exons ATGGCGGGCGCTTGGTCCTCGGATTGTTGTGAAGGATGTTCCTCTACTAGCTGTACGTGTGGCCACAAGAGCAAGTGGGGTGACTCCTCCCCGTTAGGCAGGCGGCTCTCGGAAGACTCGAGCCGCCACCAGCTGCTGCAGAAGTGGGCGAGCATGTGGAGCTCCGTGAGCGGAGACGCATCGGCGGCCTGCCCTGAAAGGAAGCGGCGCGAGGAGGCTGCGGAGCCGGCGGAGGAGGACAGGCCGCTGGTGTTTTTGTGCTCGAGCTGCCGGCGGCCGCTGGGAGACTCGCTGAGCTGGGTGGCGAGCCAGGAAGACACCAACTGCATCTTGCTGCGCT GTGTTACCTGTAATGTTTCTGTGAATGAGGAACAGATATTATCCAAAcgtaaaaatgaaaatggttg CATCCTGGAGACTTTGTACTGCACAGGATGTTCGCTCAACCTCGGCTACCTGTACAGGTGCACACCCAAGGATCTAGACTACAAGAGGGACTTGTTCTGCCTTAGTGTTGAAGCCATTGAAAG TTATGTTTTAGGGTCATCTGAAAGGCAAATTGTGTCAGAAGACAAAGAGCTTTTTAATCTTGAAAGTAGAGTTGAAATAGAAAAATCTCTAAAGCAG ATGGAAGATGTTTTGAAAGCCTTGCAAACAAAGCTTTGGGAGGTCGAATCAAAACTGTCCTTTACCAATTGTAAAAGCTGA